A region of Streptomyces sp. TG1A-60 DNA encodes the following proteins:
- the iolD gene encoding 3D-(3,5/4)-trihydroxycyclohexane-1,2-dione acylhydrolase (decyclizing): protein MSQSTRRLTVAQALVRFLSAQYTERDGVRHRLIAGTWGIFGHGNVAGLGQALLEAGEESMPFHQGRNEQSMVHAAVGHARQLNRLSAQAVTTSIGPGATNLVTGAALATINRLPVLLLPGDYFATRTADPLLQQLEHPTEADVSVNDTLRPVSRSFDRITRPEALIPAALNAMRVLADPADTGAVTLALPQDVQAEAYDWPEEFFAERVWRVRRPVPDPVELADAVRAIRAARRPLLVAGGGVHHSEAEEALKALADATGIPVASTQAGKGSLRYDHPADLGGIGHTGTAVCDDLARTADLIVGVGTRHTDFTTASHTLFQAPDVRFVNLNIAAFDAHKLAARTVVCDARAGLAALTEALDGHRVSEAYEAEYRAGKERWEQVVEAAYTAADEHAVPTQSQVIGALDAVVGDEDVVINAAGSLPGDLHKLWRARSPRQYHLEYGYSCMGYEIPAAIGVQQAAPGTAVWSLVGDGTYLMMPTEIVTAVQEGLPVNLVLVQNHGYASIGGLSESVGGERFGTAYRYRAADGTFSGPPLPVDLAANAASLGMDVLRAKTVRELREALATARASDRPTCVYVETDPAPTAPPAHAWWDVPVAETASRPAAVEARVRYDREVAGRRRHL, encoded by the coding sequence ATGTCCCAGTCCACCCGCCGTCTGACCGTCGCCCAGGCGCTGGTGCGGTTCCTGTCCGCGCAGTACACCGAGCGCGACGGCGTGCGCCACCGGCTGATCGCCGGGACCTGGGGCATCTTCGGCCACGGCAACGTCGCGGGGCTCGGCCAGGCCCTCCTGGAGGCGGGTGAGGAGTCGATGCCGTTCCACCAGGGCCGCAACGAGCAGTCCATGGTGCACGCCGCCGTCGGCCACGCCCGCCAGCTGAACCGCCTCTCCGCCCAGGCGGTCACCACCTCCATCGGCCCCGGCGCCACCAACCTGGTCACCGGCGCCGCGCTGGCCACGATCAACCGGCTGCCCGTGCTCCTCCTGCCCGGCGACTACTTCGCGACCCGCACCGCCGACCCGCTGCTCCAGCAGTTGGAGCACCCCACCGAGGCCGACGTCTCGGTCAACGACACCCTGCGCCCGGTCTCCCGCTCCTTCGACCGGATCACCCGCCCCGAGGCCCTGATCCCGGCCGCCCTCAACGCCATGCGCGTCCTCGCCGACCCGGCCGACACCGGCGCCGTCACCCTCGCCCTCCCCCAGGACGTGCAGGCGGAGGCGTACGACTGGCCGGAGGAGTTCTTCGCCGAGCGCGTGTGGCGCGTACGGCGTCCCGTGCCCGACCCGGTCGAGCTGGCGGACGCCGTACGGGCGATCCGCGCCGCCCGGCGTCCGCTCCTCGTCGCGGGCGGCGGGGTCCACCACAGCGAGGCGGAGGAGGCGCTCAAGGCTCTGGCGGACGCCACCGGCATCCCGGTCGCCTCCACCCAGGCGGGCAAGGGGTCCCTGCGGTACGACCACCCGGCCGACCTCGGCGGCATCGGCCACACCGGCACCGCGGTCTGCGACGACCTCGCCCGCACCGCCGACCTGATCGTCGGCGTCGGCACCCGCCACACCGACTTCACCACTGCCTCCCACACCCTCTTCCAGGCCCCGGACGTCCGTTTCGTCAACCTCAACATCGCCGCCTTCGACGCCCACAAGCTGGCGGCCCGGACGGTGGTCTGTGACGCGCGCGCCGGTCTCGCGGCGCTCACCGAGGCGCTGGACGGACACCGGGTGAGCGAGGCGTACGAGGCCGAGTACCGAGCCGGCAAGGAGCGCTGGGAGCAGGTCGTCGAGGCCGCGTACACCGCAGCCGACGAGCACGCCGTGCCGACCCAGAGCCAGGTGATCGGCGCCCTGGACGCGGTCGTCGGCGACGAGGACGTGGTCATCAACGCCGCCGGTTCGCTCCCCGGCGACCTGCACAAGCTGTGGCGGGCCCGCAGTCCCCGCCAGTACCACCTCGAATACGGCTACTCCTGCATGGGCTACGAGATTCCGGCCGCGATCGGTGTGCAGCAGGCGGCGCCCGGTACGGCCGTCTGGTCGCTGGTCGGGGACGGCACGTATCTGATGATGCCGACGGAGATCGTGACGGCCGTCCAGGAGGGCCTGCCCGTCAATCTGGTCCTCGTCCAGAACCACGGCTACGCCTCCATCGGCGGCCTCTCGGAGTCGGTGGGCGGCGAGCGCTTCGGCACCGCCTACCGCTACCGTGCCGCCGACGGCACCTTCTCCGGCCCCCCGCTCCCGGTGGACCTGGCCGCCAACGCGGCCAGCCTCGGTATGGACGTCCTCCGCGCCAAGACGGTACGGGAACTGCGCGAGGCCCTGGCCACGGCCCGCGCCTCGGACCGCCCGACCTGCGTGTACGTCGAGACCGACCCGGCGCCCACCGCTCCCCCGGCGCATGCCTGGTGGGACGTCCCGGTCGCGGAGACCGCCTCCCGTCCGGCGGCCGTCGAGGCACGCGTGAGGTACGACCGCGAGGTGGCCGGCCGGCGCCGTCATCTGTGA